In Chlorocebus sabaeus isolate Y175 chromosome 11, mChlSab1.0.hap1, whole genome shotgun sequence, one DNA window encodes the following:
- the OAS2 gene encoding 2'-5'-oligoadenylate synthase 2, whose amino-acid sequence MGNGGSQLSSVPAQKLGWFIQEYLKPYEECQTLIDDMVNTICDVLQAPKQFPLVQGVAIGGSYGRKTVLRGNSDGTLVLFFSDLKQFQDQKKSQHDILDKTGHKLEFCLYEKWMKDSFEIQKSHDGFTIQLFTKNQRVSFEVLAAFNALSLNDNPSPWIYRELKRSLDKTSASPGEFAVCFTELQQKFFDNRPRKLKDLILLIKHWHQQCQKKMKDLPLLSPYALELLTVYAWEQGCRKDNFDIAEGVRTILELIKCHEQLCVYWTVNYNFEDETIRNILLPQLQSARPVILDPTDPTNNVSGDKRCWQWLKKEAQTWLTSPNLDNELPAPSWNVLPAPLFTTPGHLLDKFIKEFLQPNKFFLEQIDSAVDMICTFLKENCFRQSTAKIQIVQGGSTAKGTALKTGSDVDLVVFHNSLKSYTSQKNERYRIIKEIQEQLETFWREKKEELEVSFELPMWKAPRVLSFSLKSKVLNESVSFDVLPAFNALGQLSSGSTPTPEVYAGLLDLYKSSDFPGGEFSTCFTVLQRDFIRSRPTKLKDLIRLVKHWYKECERKLKPKGSLPPKYALELLTVYAWEQGSGAPDFDTAEGFRTVLELVTQYRQLCIFWKVNYNFEDETMRKFLLSQLQKTRPVILDPAEPTGDVGGGDRWCWHLLAKEAKEWLYSLCFKDGTGNPISPWKVAVKVI is encoded by the exons GGTGGCTCCTATGGACGGAAAACAGTCTTAAGAGGCAACTCCGATGGTACCCTTGTCCTCTTcttcagtgacttaaaacaattcCAGGATCAGAAGAAAAGCCAACATGACATCCTCGATAAAACTGGGCATAAGCTGGAATTCTGTCTGTACGAGAAGTGGATGAAAGACAGTTTCGAAATTCAGAAGTCCCATGATGGGTTCACCATCCAGTTGTTCACAAAAAATCAGAGAGTCTCTTTTGAGGTGCTGGCTGCCTTCAATGCTCTGA GCTTAAATGATAACCCCAGCCCCTGGATTTATCGAGAGCTCAAAAGATCCTTGGATAAGACAAGTGCCAGTCCTGGTGAGTTTGCAGTCTGCTTCACCGAACTCCAGCAGAAGTTTTTTGACAACCGTCCCAGAAAACTAAAGGATTTGATCCTCTTGATAAAGCACTGGCATCAACAG tgtcagaaaaaaatgaaggattTACCCTTGCTGTCTCCGTATGCCCTGGAGTTGCTTACAGTGTATGCCTGGGAACAGGGGTGCAGAAAAGACAACTTTGACATTGCTGAAGGCGTCAGAACCATTCTGGAGTTGATCAAATGCCATGAGCAGCTGTGTGTCTATTGGACGGTCAACTACAACTTTGAAGATGAGACCATCAGGAACATCCTGCTGCCCCAGCTCCAATCAGCGAG GCCAGTAATCTTGGATCCAACCGACCCAACCAATAATGTGAGTGGAGATAAAAGGTGCTGGCAATGGCTGAAAAAAGAAGCTCAAACCTGGTTGACTTCTCCCAACCTGGATAATGAGTTACCTGCACCATCTTGGAATGTTCTG ccAGCACCACTCTTCACGACCCCAGGTCATCTTCTGGATAAGTTCATCAAAGAGTTTCTTCAGCCCAACAAATTCTTCCTAGAGCAGATCGATAGTGCTGTTGACATGATCTGTACATTCCTTAAAGAAAATTGCTTCCGACAATCAACTGCCAAGATCCAGATTGTCCAG gGAGGATCAACCGCCAAAGGCACCGCTCTGAAGACTGGCTCTGATGTCGACCTCGTCGTGTTCCATAACTCGCTGAAAAGCTACACCTCCCAAAAAAACGAGCGGTACAGAATCATCAAGGAAATCCAGGAACAGCTGGAAACCTTTtggagggagaagaaggaggagctTGAGGTCAGCTTTGAGCTTCCCATGTGGAAGGCTCCCAGGGTGCTGAGTTTCTCTCTGAAATCCAAAGTCCTCAACGAAAGTGTCAGCTTTGATGTGCTTCCTGCCTTTAACGCTCTGG GTCAGCTGAGTTCTGGCTCCACACCCACCCCCGAGGTTTATGCAGGGCTCCTTGATCTGTATAAATCCTCAGACTTCCCGGGAGGAGAGTTTTCTACCTGTTTCACGGTGCTGCAGCGAGACTTCATTCGCTCCCGGCCCACCAAACTGAAGGATTTAATTCGCCTGGTGAAGCACTGGTACAAAGAG TGTGAAAGGAAACTGAAGCCAAAGGGGTCTTTGCCCCCAAAGTATGCCTTGGAGCTACTCACCGTCTATGCCTGGGAGCAGGGGAGTGGAGCGCCAGATTTTGACACTGCAGAAGGTTTCCGGACAGTCCTGGAGCTGGTCACACAGTATCGGCAGCTCTGCATCTTCTGGAAGGTCAATTACAACTTTGAAGATGAGACCATGAGGAAGTTCCTACTGAGCCAGTTGCAGAAAACCAG GCCTGTGATCTTGGACCCAGCCGAACCCACTGGCGACGTGGGTGGAGGGGACCGTTGGTGTTGGCATCTTCTGGCAAAAGAAGCAAAGGAATGGTTATACTCTCTCTGCTTCAAGGATGGGACTGGAAACCCAATATCACCCTGGAAAGTGGCGGTAAAAGTCATCTAA